CCCCCCGCGTCGGCTTCGTGTTCCAGGCCCCGACCCTCCTCGACTGGCTCTGCGCCCTCGACAACGTGCTCTTGCCGGTCTCGCTCAAGCGCCGGCCCCGTCCCGCCGACCGGGACGCCGCCCGCGACCTGCTCGCGGCGATGGGCCTCGGCGACCTCGCCGGCCGCCGGCCCGCCGCCCTCTCGGGCGGGCAGCGGAGCCGGGTCGCGATGGCGAGGGCGCTCATCGGCGGCCCGGACCTCCTGCTCCTCGACGAGCCCTTCGCCGCCCTCGACGCGCTGACCCGCGAGGAGTTGCAGGACGACCTCCTGGGCCTCTGCGCCTCGCGCGGGACCGCGGCGCTCTTCGTCACCCACGACATCGCCGAGGCGGTCACCCTCGGCGACCGGGTCGGGGTGATGGCGGCCGGGCGCCTGATCCACGAGGGCGCGGTCCCGCTGCCCCGGCCGCGGCCTCCCGGCATCCGCTACGAGCCCGCCTTCGGGGCGGCGTGCCGCCATCTGCGCGCGATCATGGACGCCTCCCCGGCTCTCGGGCGGGCGGCGTGAGGGCGCGCCTCGCCTCGGCCCTGCTGCTGGCGGGCCTTCTGATCGCCTGGGAGGCGTGGTGCCGCTCGGGCGCCGTCTCGCCCCTCGTCCTGCCGGCGCCGTCGGCCGTCGCCGAGACCCTGTGGGGGGAGATCGCCTCCGGCCGGCTCTGGCCGCACCTGCGGGTCACCGTCACCGAGATGGCGCTCGGGCTGCTTGCCGGCGCGGGCCTCGGGCTCGGTGCCGGCATCCTGCTCTCGGAATGGCCGGCGCTCCACCGGGTGCTGCGCCCCTACGTGCTGGCGAGCCAGCTGGTGCCGAAGCTGGCGCTCGGCCCCCTGCTGATCCTCTGGTTCGGCTTCGGGCTGACGCCGACCGTGGTGATCACCGCGCTGATCTGCTTCTTCCCGCTGTTCGAGAACACCCTGACGGGCCTCGCCCAGGTCGATCCGGGCCAGCGCGAGCTCTTTCGCATGCTCGGGGCGGGCCGGGCCCGGACGCTCTTGCGCCTGAAGCTCCCTTCGGCGCTGCCGGTGGTCCTGGCGGGTTTTCGCGTCGCGATCGTGCTCGCCCTCGTGGGCGCGGTGGTGGGCGAGTTCGTCGGCGGCCGCCAGGGCCTCGGCGCCTCGATCATCGCCGCCCAGAGCGTGATGGATTCGAGCCTGATCGTGGCGCTCTTCGTGGTGATCACCGCCCTCGGCATGGCCGTCTACGAGGCCGCGCGGGGGCTCGAGGCCCTGATCCTGCGCCGTTACGCGAGAGGTTGACCCTGACGATGCCCTCCTTCCGTCTCCTCGTCGTCCTCGCGCTGACCTGGCTCGGCGGCCCGGCCCTCGCGCAGACCCCTGAAAAATTCACCGTCGGCGGCTGGAGCCAGCCGATCAGCGAGATCACCAACCTGCTCGCCGAGCCCGACCACGGCTTGTTCAAGGCCCGCGGCATCGCCCTCGACTACGTGCCGGGCAATGGCGGCGGCGCGGCGATCCAGGCGCTGCTCTCGGGGCAGGCGGACGTCGCCTTCACCGACCCGGCCTCGTTCTACCTCGCCCTCGACAAGGGCGCGGACCTGGTGGCGATCTACAACATCTACCCGCAGAACGTGTTCAACGTCGTGGCGCTTAAAGAGCGCGGCATCCGCTCGGCGGCCGACCTCAAGGGCAGGCGCGTCGGCGTCTACAGCCTGGCGAGCGGCACCCGCCAGCACCTGCTGCTGCTGCTCGCCAGCGCCGGCCTGAAGGAGAGCGACGTGACGGTCGAGGTCACGGGTCTCCTCAACTTCGCGCCCCTGATCCAGGGCCAGGTCGACGCCACGGCGGCCACCGATACCGGGCTCCTCGTCGGCCGCGCCAAGGGCCTCGGCGAGGTCGACGTGATCGCGGTGCGCGACC
The sequence above is drawn from the Methylobacterium terrae genome and encodes:
- a CDS encoding ABC transporter ATP-binding protein, giving the protein MPTDAFLALDGVRYRFPGDPAETVAGVDWAIPRGAIHCLLGRSGCGKTTLLKLAAGLLAPDHGTVRLGGEALRGPSPRVGFVFQAPTLLDWLCALDNVLLPVSLKRRPRPADRDAARDLLAAMGLGDLAGRRPAALSGGQRSRVAMARALIGGPDLLLLDEPFAALDALTREELQDDLLGLCASRGTAALFVTHDIAEAVTLGDRVGVMAAGRLIHEGAVPLPRPRPPGIRYEPAFGAACRHLRAIMDASPALGRAA
- a CDS encoding ABC transporter permease; translated protein: MRARLASALLLAGLLIAWEAWCRSGAVSPLVLPAPSAVAETLWGEIASGRLWPHLRVTVTEMALGLLAGAGLGLGAGILLSEWPALHRVLRPYVLASQLVPKLALGPLLILWFGFGLTPTVVITALICFFPLFENTLTGLAQVDPGQRELFRMLGAGRARTLLRLKLPSALPVVLAGFRVAIVLALVGAVVGEFVGGRQGLGASIIAAQSVMDSSLIVALFVVITALGMAVYEAARGLEALILRRYARG
- a CDS encoding ABC transporter substrate-binding protein, with the protein product MPSFRLLVVLALTWLGGPALAQTPEKFTVGGWSQPISEITNLLAEPDHGLFKARGIALDYVPGNGGGAAIQALLSGQADVAFTDPASFYLALDKGADLVAIYNIYPQNVFNVVALKERGIRSAADLKGRRVGVYSLASGTRQHLLLLLASAGLKESDVTVEVTGLLNFAPLIQGQVDATAATDTGLLVGRAKGLGEVDVIAVRDHLNLPSDIFVVTRKDYEARKPLLKRFLAAYRDSAAWMIARPDEAARLAVTRAINGRDEAINREVIALRNRSSVSPTTEREGLGHFDLPVLQEGADTFRRLGLIARALDMGQAVKSDLLPGKEGTK